Proteins co-encoded in one Ruegeria pomeroyi DSS-3 genomic window:
- a CDS encoding LysR family transcriptional regulator → MEPHWDDMKVFLAVAREESLSGAGRQLKLDPATVGRRIARLESAYDTPLFAKSPQGYTLTAAGERLLSHGEQAEAAMRSASEALAGTTEGLTGQIRIGAPDGSANYLLPQVCAQISDENPELDIQILALPRIINLSRREADMAVTVSAPTAGHLLVQKITDYKLHMVASRRYLRGHPPIETLADLRGHRMIGYIPDMIFDRELDYLNDIGIERVALASNSVSVQLRQAGHGSGICVAHDFTLPFHGNLRRILTDQVSLTRSFYLVRHQGDQRSERLNRFAEALTRGIRDEVARLEADAMS, encoded by the coding sequence ATGGAACCACATTGGGACGATATGAAGGTGTTTCTGGCGGTCGCGCGCGAGGAGAGCCTGTCGGGCGCAGGGCGCCAGCTGAAGCTCGATCCGGCCACCGTGGGGCGCCGCATCGCCCGTCTGGAATCCGCCTATGACACGCCGTTGTTTGCCAAATCGCCACAGGGTTACACGCTGACCGCCGCCGGCGAGCGGCTGCTGTCGCATGGCGAACAGGCCGAGGCGGCGATGCGCAGCGCCTCCGAGGCGCTGGCCGGCACCACCGAGGGGCTGACCGGCCAGATCCGTATCGGCGCCCCCGATGGCAGCGCCAATTACCTGCTGCCCCAGGTCTGTGCCCAGATCAGCGACGAGAACCCCGAGCTTGATATCCAGATCCTTGCCCTGCCGCGCATCATCAACCTGTCGCGGCGCGAGGCGGATATGGCGGTCACCGTCAGCGCCCCCACGGCGGGGCATCTGCTGGTGCAGAAGATCACCGATTACAAGCTGCACATGGTGGCCTCGCGCCGGTATCTGCGCGGTCATCCGCCGATCGAGACACTGGCCGATCTGCGCGGCCACCGGATGATCGGCTATATCCCCGACATGATTTTTGACCGCGAGCTGGATTACCTCAACGATATCGGCATCGAGCGGGTGGCGCTGGCCTCGAACTCGGTCTCGGTCCAGCTGCGCCAGGCGGGGCATGGCTCGGGCATCTGCGTGGCGCATGATTTCACCCTGCCGTTCCATGGCAATCTGCGGCGTATCCTGACCGATCAGGTCAGCCTGACCCGCTCATTCTATCTGGTGCGCCATCAGGGCGACCAGCGCAGCGAGCGGCTCAACCGCTTTGCCGAGGCGCTGACGC
- a CDS encoding CoA-acylating methylmalonate-semialdehyde dehydrogenase: MQELTHYINGEHVKGTSGRFADVFNPATGDVQAKCPLASTEEMARAVEIAAAAQPAWAAVNPQRRARVMMKFVDLLNRDMDKLAEALSREHGKTLPDAAGDVQRGLEVVEYCIGAPHLLKGEFTDSAGPGIDMYSMRQPLGVTAGITPFNFPAMIPMWMFAPAIACGNAFILKPSERDPSVPLMLAELMEEAGLPKGILQVVNGDKEAVDAILYNPVIQSVGFVGSTPIAEYIYGTGCAQGKRVQCFGGAKNHMIIMPDADMDQAADALVGAGYGAAGERCMAISVAVPVGDDTADRLIEKLVPRIEKLKVGPYTAGKDVDYGPVVTAAAKENILRLVNSGVEQGAKLVVDGRDFSLQGYEDGFFVGPHLFDHVTPDMDIYKKEIFGPVLSTVRAKTYEEALGLAMDHEYGNGTAIFTRDGDAARDFANRINIGMVGVNVPIPVPLAYHTFGGWKKSAFGDLNQHGPDAFKFYTRTKTVTARWPSGIKEGGEFSIPVME; this comes from the coding sequence ATGCAGGAACTGACCCACTATATCAACGGCGAACATGTCAAAGGCACCTCGGGCCGCTTTGCCGATGTCTTCAACCCCGCCACCGGCGACGTGCAGGCCAAGTGCCCGCTCGCCTCGACCGAGGAAATGGCCCGCGCGGTGGAAATCGCCGCCGCAGCCCAGCCCGCCTGGGCTGCCGTCAACCCGCAGCGCCGTGCGCGGGTGATGATGAAATTCGTCGATCTGCTGAACCGCGACATGGACAAGCTGGCCGAGGCGCTGAGCCGCGAGCATGGCAAGACCCTGCCCGACGCCGCCGGCGACGTGCAGCGCGGGCTGGAAGTGGTGGAATACTGCATCGGCGCCCCGCATCTGCTGAAGGGCGAATTCACCGACAGCGCCGGCCCCGGCATCGACATGTACTCGATGCGCCAGCCGCTGGGCGTCACCGCCGGCATCACGCCATTCAACTTCCCCGCCATGATCCCGATGTGGATGTTCGCGCCCGCCATCGCCTGCGGCAACGCCTTTATCCTGAAGCCGTCCGAGCGTGATCCCTCGGTGCCGCTGATGCTGGCCGAACTGATGGAAGAGGCCGGACTGCCCAAGGGCATCCTGCAGGTCGTCAACGGTGACAAGGAAGCGGTCGACGCGATCCTGTACAATCCGGTGATCCAGTCGGTCGGCTTTGTCGGCTCGACCCCGATTGCGGAATACATCTATGGCACCGGCTGCGCCCAGGGCAAGCGCGTGCAGTGTTTCGGCGGCGCCAAGAACCACATGATCATCATGCCCGACGCCGATATGGACCAGGCCGCCGATGCGCTGGTGGGTGCCGGTTACGGTGCTGCGGGCGAACGCTGCATGGCCATTTCGGTTGCCGTGCCGGTGGGCGACGACACCGCCGACCGCCTGATCGAGAAACTGGTCCCCCGGATCGAGAAACTGAAGGTCGGCCCCTATACCGCCGGCAAGGATGTCGATTACGGCCCCGTTGTCACCGCCGCCGCCAAGGAGAACATCCTGCGTCTGGTGAACTCGGGCGTGGAACAGGGCGCCAAGCTGGTGGTCGATGGCCGCGATTTCAGCCTGCAGGGCTACGAAGACGGCTTCTTTGTCGGCCCGCATCTCTTTGACCATGTCACCCCCGACATGGACATCTACAAGAAAGAGATCTTTGGCCCGGTCCTGTCCACCGTGCGCGCCAAGACCTATGAAGAGGCCCTTGGCCTGGCCATGGACCACGAATACGGCAACGGCACCGCGATCTTTACCCGCGACGGCGACGCCGCGCGCGATTTCGCCAACCGGATCAACATCGGCATGGTCGGCGTGAACGTGCCGATCCCGGTGCCGCTGGCCTATCACACCTTTGGCGGCTGGAAGAAATCCGCCTTTGGCGACCTGAACCAGCACGGCCCCGACGCGTTCAAGTTCTATACCCGGACCAAGACCGTCACCGCCCGCTGGCCCTCGGGCATCAAGGAAGGCGGCGAATTCTCCATCCCCGTGATGGAATAA
- a CDS encoding DsrE family protein, with translation MKRFVLAFCAALMLTGLALVAPEPSQAGEDKPGLFITLTTDDTWAAGKAIMFAHQRALKSGYDTAIWLNVRAVYLADKKRPSHIHGLMAGQGATIQDMLSAFIADGGTVLMCGACSKAAGLTQADYIDGVTMGSWPVVESWLFRDNMRTLAW, from the coding sequence ATGAAACGTTTCGTTCTGGCGTTTTGCGCCGCGCTGATGCTGACCGGCCTTGCGCTGGTCGCGCCTGAGCCCTCGCAGGCCGGAGAGGACAAGCCGGGTCTCTTCATCACCCTTACGACCGATGACACCTGGGCGGCCGGCAAGGCGATCATGTTTGCCCATCAGCGGGCGCTGAAGAGTGGCTATGACACCGCGATCTGGCTGAATGTGCGGGCGGTCTATCTGGCCGACAAGAAGCGGCCCAGCCATATCCACGGGCTGATGGCCGGGCAGGGGGCGACGATCCAGGACATGCTCTCCGCCTTTATCGCCGATGGCGGCACCGTGTTGATGTGCGGAGCCTGTTCCAAGGCGGCGGGGCTGACGCAGGCGGATTACATCGACGGGGTGACCATGGGCAGCTGGCCGGTCGTCGAAAGCTGGCTGTTCCGCGACAATATGCGGACGCTGGCCTGGTAG
- a CDS encoding L,D-transpeptidase — translation MSTTRMTRRATLLGAAATLAAPALARAQSTDAFPQAETAIRDQVPVRRNISSFLQQNWQDHFETLGVGCLLADISSRAVHYWGADGSYKLYPSSVPMTEELTRRGYTEVVRKTVNPSWTPTASMRERDPTLPVRMEGGEVGNPLGTRAMYLTWPAYLVHGTHDTRKIGRQSSSGCIGLYNQHVEELYELVQVGTQVRLL, via the coding sequence ATGTCCACCACCCGCATGACCCGCCGCGCAACCCTTCTCGGCGCCGCCGCGACACTGGCCGCGCCGGCGCTGGCACGCGCGCAGTCCACCGACGCCTTCCCGCAAGCCGAGACCGCGATCCGCGATCAGGTGCCGGTACGGCGCAACATCTCCTCTTTCTTGCAGCAGAACTGGCAGGACCATTTCGAGACTCTGGGCGTGGGCTGTCTGCTGGCCGACATCAGCAGCCGCGCGGTGCACTACTGGGGCGCCGATGGCAGCTACAAGCTCTACCCTTCCTCGGTGCCTATGACCGAGGAACTGACCCGGCGCGGCTATACCGAGGTGGTGCGCAAGACGGTCAATCCCAGCTGGACCCCCACCGCCTCGATGCGCGAGCGTGACCCGACCCTGCCGGTACGGATGGAAGGCGGCGAGGTCGGCAACCCGCTGGGCACCCGCGCCATGTATCTGACCTGGCCCGCCTATCTGGTGCATGGCACCCATGATACCCGCAAGATCGGGCGCCAAAGCTCCTCGGGCTGCATTGGCCTCTACAACCAGCATGTCGAGGAACTTTATGAACTGGTGCAGGTCGGCACCCAGGTCCGGCTGCTCTAG
- a CDS encoding class I SAM-dependent methyltransferase, producing MKKRRFPRVNAVLSRWGVALSDARETQAEQARLADFEARGGLEAPAYALSPGMRTFDLAPLVEEYAQHGEALAALHDPARNQTGYRSGNGYYDTPDAEALYLMIRRYQPRRVIEVGCGNSTRITRQAALDGGLETEITAIDPWPRADIAGVVDRFEQARLEEVDPAVFAALEADDVLFIDSSHQVRMSNDVAHLFCRIIPALAPGVVIHVHDVFLPYEYPKRFFYDCPSWAEQYVLHALIQSGGYDILWPGYYLQRARPDAVEALPFLGQGRAQSFWIRKL from the coding sequence ATGAAGAAACGCAGATTTCCACGGGTCAATGCGGTGCTCTCACGCTGGGGTGTGGCGCTAAGTGATGCGCGCGAGACGCAGGCGGAACAGGCCCGGCTGGCCGATTTCGAGGCGCGCGGCGGGCTGGAGGCGCCGGCCTATGCGCTCAGCCCCGGGATGCGCACCTTCGATCTGGCACCGCTGGTCGAGGAATATGCCCAACATGGCGAGGCGCTGGCGGCGCTGCACGATCCGGCGCGCAACCAGACCGGATATCGCAGCGGCAACGGCTATTACGACACGCCCGATGCCGAGGCGCTGTATCTGATGATCCGCCGCTATCAGCCGCGCCGGGTGATCGAGGTGGGCTGTGGCAACTCGACCCGGATCACGCGGCAGGCGGCGCTGGATGGCGGGCTGGAGACAGAGATCACCGCGATCGACCCCTGGCCGCGCGCCGATATCGCGGGCGTGGTGGACAGGTTTGAACAGGCTCGGCTGGAAGAGGTCGATCCGGCAGTGTTTGCCGCGCTTGAGGCCGACGATGTTCTGTTCATCGATTCAAGCCATCAGGTACGGATGAGCAACGATGTGGCGCATCTGTTCTGCCGCATCATCCCGGCGCTGGCGCCGGGCGTGGTCATTCATGTGCACGACGTGTTCCTGCCCTATGAATATCCCAAGCGGTTCTTTTATGACTGCCCGTCCTGGGCGGAACAATATGTTCTGCATGCGCTGATCCAATCCGGCGGCTATGACATCCTCTGGCCCGGCTACTACTTGCAACGGGCCCGGCCAGATGCGGTCGAGGCGCTGCCGTTCCTGGGGCAGGGTCGGGCGCAATCCTTCTGGATCCGCAAGCTCTGA
- a CDS encoding carboxylate-amine ligase translates to MQKEFTLGIEEEYLLVDRDSLQLAEAPEALMSTCQADFEGQVSPEFLQCQIEVGTRPHATIAAAREDLKRLRAGVSQRAAEHNLTPIAVSCHPFASWKDQHHTRKERYDALQHALGGVARRMLICGMHVHIGVEDKALRADLMPQLSYFLPHMLALSASSPFWNGEDTGLSSYRLTIFDNLPRTGLPPSFSSWAEYERTTGILVELGVIEDTTKIWWDLRPSHRFPTLETRIMDVQPRLEHALSLAAMNQALMRMLCRMKARNLRWRHYDRFLVGENRWRAQRYGVGEGLIDFGDRSLKPMTVLMDELMGMLSEDAEALGTLPEIARLRQIAEHGNSATRQRRVHAEALARGEDAGRAVVRHLIEEFHADL, encoded by the coding sequence ATGCAAAAGGAATTCACACTCGGGATCGAAGAGGAATATCTGCTGGTCGACCGCGACAGCCTGCAACTGGCCGAGGCGCCCGAGGCGCTGATGAGCACCTGTCAGGCGGATTTCGAAGGCCAGGTCAGCCCGGAGTTCCTGCAATGCCAGATCGAGGTCGGCACCCGCCCCCATGCCACCATCGCCGCCGCGCGCGAGGATCTGAAACGGCTGCGCGCCGGTGTCTCGCAACGGGCGGCCGAACATAACCTGACCCCGATCGCGGTCTCCTGCCACCCGTTCGCCAGCTGGAAGGACCAGCACCACACCCGCAAGGAACGCTATGACGCGCTGCAACATGCGTTGGGCGGGGTGGCGCGGCGGATGCTGATCTGCGGCATGCATGTGCATATCGGGGTCGAGGACAAGGCGCTGCGCGCCGATCTGATGCCCCAGCTCAGCTATTTCCTGCCGCATATGCTGGCGCTGTCGGCTTCCTCGCCCTTCTGGAATGGCGAGGATACCGGCCTGTCTTCCTACCGGCTGACCATCTTCGACAACCTGCCGCGCACCGGCCTGCCGCCTTCGTTTTCGAGCTGGGCCGAATATGAACGCACCACCGGCATTCTGGTGGAACTGGGCGTGATCGAGGACACCACCAAGATCTGGTGGGATCTGCGCCCCTCGCACCGGTTCCCGACGCTGGAAACCCGGATCATGGATGTGCAGCCGCGGTTGGAGCACGCGCTGTCGCTCGCGGCGATGAACCAGGCGCTGATGCGGATGCTGTGCCGGATGAAGGCGCGCAACCTGCGCTGGCGCCATTACGACCGGTTCCTGGTCGGCGAGAACCGCTGGCGTGCGCAGCGCTATGGCGTAGGCGAAGGGCTGATCGACTTCGGCGACCGCTCGCTCAAGCCGATGACGGTGCTGATGGACGAGCTGATGGGGATGCTGTCGGAAGATGCCGAGGCACTCGGCACCCTGCCCGAGATCGCCCGCCTGCGCCAGATCGCCGAACACGGCAACTCGGCCACCCGCCAGCGCAGGGTCCATGCCGAGGCGCTGGCCCGGGGCGAGGATGCCGGACGCGCCGTGGTGCGCCACCTGATCGAGGAGTTCCACGCCGATCTGTAA
- a CDS encoding sialidase family protein encodes MSVLHADTEPRFHPLQGSIVKSYDPVTIDVHPGPLLYDPSEERLWRVFSEARSHQPSFGMSVTAEFSDDSGCSWQGRRTIFPGDQNLKILATSGIYLNGRLMVIVNTENASNQRSLKLIYSDDHGASWLQQTPDISTNSSHFLFGITHRYDANAGGHDDNGAVFYTYHGGSAFAFTTADKGATWSTHTVFDMATTQFINDQGQVATDFVASELTIARVPQSDDYVLYIRGSGYPNYLAATSTDMTSVGTTALTMPRDSGILNEGYAPNKSVGSPPHLVSFGDEITLYTFGRENWVKYDIPREQAMLSYTQNAQDLFANKGIFANKVPRVAARLPTRAVGMMFHVDTTDSIVAHLRAGESIYEINNDVYSPCVGQLYFLSRTQIPSNVLTTRENLLDNPTFDLWARGDSFTDVTANGTPVAERWQLWCSGDTLTATREDVDHLLSNNQSFKPKYAMRVKSTGQTGNDYSGIRQVFYGKNNLRRFSERELTLTIYGIGELPSNLRFSIHFYNRDNPTIITHAAATLPVPVTAAGQFTSTSATLYTPSEDAVALGDNPGIAIVVDQLGTDLWDFAFAGLKLEAGFGSSVLSYPNLEIESSKALYYFERFGFDSGIGLGTQRADNDGFRANVKYHPKTIVPSIVTELPKDGFGNPIWTNKFEIRHLTGTTACTGIKAATTIAQKDQAWIDFWTKEAEFDYYAGECWSIASDAGFFIDVEA; translated from the coding sequence ATGTCTGTTCTACATGCTGATACCGAACCCCGTTTCCACCCGCTGCAAGGATCGATTGTCAAATCATATGATCCGGTAACGATTGATGTTCATCCGGGGCCCTTGCTCTATGATCCCAGCGAAGAGCGGCTATGGCGCGTTTTTTCGGAGGCGCGATCGCATCAACCGAGTTTCGGGATGAGTGTGACGGCAGAGTTCTCCGACGATAGCGGTTGCAGCTGGCAAGGTCGGCGAACGATTTTTCCGGGCGATCAGAACCTCAAGATTCTGGCCACCAGCGGCATCTACCTGAACGGCCGCCTGATGGTGATCGTGAACACCGAGAACGCGTCGAACCAACGCAGCCTGAAGCTGATTTATTCAGATGATCATGGAGCATCCTGGCTTCAGCAAACCCCTGACATTTCCACGAACAGCAGCCATTTTCTGTTCGGGATCACGCACCGCTACGATGCAAATGCCGGTGGGCATGATGACAACGGCGCGGTTTTCTATACCTATCATGGCGGCTCGGCCTTTGCCTTTACCACCGCGGACAAGGGGGCGACATGGAGCACACATACGGTCTTCGACATGGCGACCACACAGTTTATCAACGACCAGGGGCAGGTGGCCACGGATTTTGTCGCATCAGAGCTGACGATCGCGCGGGTTCCCCAGTCAGATGATTATGTTCTCTATATAAGGGGATCGGGATATCCGAACTATCTGGCCGCCACATCGACCGACATGACCAGTGTGGGAACGACGGCCCTGACCATGCCGAGAGATAGCGGAATACTCAACGAAGGTTATGCTCCGAACAAAAGCGTCGGGTCGCCTCCGCATCTGGTCTCCTTCGGAGATGAAATCACCCTGTATACTTTCGGGCGGGAAAACTGGGTTAAATACGACATACCGCGTGAGCAGGCGATGCTGAGCTATACGCAAAATGCGCAGGATCTGTTTGCCAACAAGGGTATCTTTGCAAACAAAGTGCCGAGGGTTGCCGCCCGTCTGCCCACCCGCGCCGTGGGCATGATGTTCCATGTCGACACAACGGACAGTATCGTTGCCCATCTGCGGGCGGGAGAGAGCATCTATGAGATCAATAACGACGTCTACTCGCCCTGTGTCGGGCAACTTTACTTCCTTTCAAGAACGCAAATCCCTTCGAATGTCCTGACAACAAGGGAGAACCTGCTCGATAACCCCACATTTGACCTTTGGGCGCGCGGCGACAGTTTCACTGATGTGACCGCCAACGGCACACCTGTTGCCGAGCGGTGGCAGCTGTGGTGTTCCGGCGACACTCTTACGGCAACCCGCGAAGATGTTGATCATCTCCTGAGCAACAACCAATCGTTCAAGCCCAAATACGCGATGCGGGTAAAGTCCACCGGGCAAACCGGTAACGATTACTCGGGAATTCGTCAGGTGTTTTATGGAAAGAACAACCTGCGTCGATTTTCAGAGCGGGAGTTGACGTTGACGATCTACGGAATTGGCGAGCTGCCGTCAAACCTCCGGTTCTCGATCCATTTCTACAACCGGGATAATCCAACGATTATTACCCATGCCGCCGCTACGCTCCCCGTACCGGTTACCGCTGCGGGTCAGTTTACCTCAACAAGTGCGACGCTCTATACGCCAAGCGAAGACGCGGTGGCTCTGGGAGACAATCCAGGCATCGCGATTGTTGTGGATCAACTCGGCACCGATCTGTGGGATTTCGCCTTTGCGGGCCTCAAACTTGAGGCCGGTTTTGGCTCGTCAGTGCTGTCCTATCCAAACCTGGAAATCGAGTCCTCCAAAGCGCTCTACTATTTCGAGCGCTTCGGTTTCGACTCCGGGATCGGATTGGGAACTCAACGAGCAGACAATGACGGGTTCCGAGCTAATGTGAAATACCACCCTAAAACGATTGTACCAAGCATCGTCACGGAACTGCCGAAAGATGGTTTCGGGAACCCGATCTGGACCAACAAGTTCGAAATACGTCATCTCACAGGGACAACTGCCTGTACCGGTATTAAGGCTGCGACAACGATAGCTCAAAAAGATCAGGCGTGGATCGATTTTTGGACCAAAGAAGCAGAATTCGACTACTATGCCGGAGAATGTTGGAGTATCGCGTCCGATGCCGGCTTCTTCATCGACGTCGAAGCGTGA
- a CDS encoding acyl-CoA dehydrogenase family protein: MDFALTEEQTAIFDMAHAFGQDNIAPYARQWEAEGTIPKDLWPQVGELGFGGLYVSEEAGGAGLSRLDATLVFEALSMACPSVAAFLSIHNMCAKMLDNFASDELKTRVMPDVLSLNTVLSYCLTEPGSGSDAAALKTRAEKSNEGYVLNGTKAFISGGGYSDAYVCMVRTGEDGPKGISTVYVEDGTPGLSFGALEDKMGWKSQPTAQVQFDDCKVPAGNLVGVEGDGFKYAMMGLDGGRLNIASCSLGAAQTALNMTLQYMGERKAFGKSIDQFQALQFRLADMEIELQAARTFLRQAAWKLDNKTPDATKFCAMAKKFVTETGSKVVDQCLQLHGGYGYLADYGIEKLVRDLRVHQILEGTNEIMRVIVARHMLANR, translated from the coding sequence ATGGATTTTGCACTGACCGAGGAACAGACCGCGATTTTCGACATGGCCCACGCATTCGGCCAGGACAATATCGCGCCTTATGCCCGGCAATGGGAGGCCGAGGGCACCATTCCCAAGGACCTGTGGCCGCAGGTGGGCGAGCTGGGTTTTGGCGGGCTTTACGTGTCCGAGGAGGCCGGCGGCGCGGGCCTGAGCCGGCTGGATGCCACCCTGGTATTCGAGGCGCTGAGCATGGCCTGCCCTTCGGTCGCGGCCTTCCTGTCGATCCACAACATGTGCGCCAAGATGCTGGACAATTTCGCCAGCGACGAGCTGAAGACGCGGGTGATGCCCGATGTGCTGTCGCTCAATACGGTGCTGAGCTATTGCCTGACCGAACCCGGCTCGGGCTCGGACGCGGCGGCACTGAAGACGCGGGCAGAGAAGAGCAACGAGGGCTATGTGCTCAACGGCACCAAGGCGTTCATCTCGGGCGGTGGCTATTCCGATGCCTATGTCTGCATGGTGCGCACCGGCGAGGACGGGCCCAAGGGCATCTCGACCGTCTATGTCGAGGACGGCACGCCGGGCCTGAGCTTTGGCGCGCTGGAGGACAAGATGGGCTGGAAGAGCCAGCCCACCGCGCAGGTGCAATTCGACGATTGCAAGGTGCCCGCGGGCAACCTGGTCGGTGTCGAGGGCGACGGGTTCAAATACGCGATGATGGGGCTGGACGGCGGGCGGCTCAACATCGCCTCGTGCAGCCTGGGCGCGGCGCAGACGGCGCTGAACATGACGTTGCAATACATGGGCGAGCGCAAGGCGTTCGGCAAATCCATCGACCAGTTCCAGGCGCTGCAATTCCGGCTGGCGGATATGGAGATCGAATTGCAGGCGGCGCGCACCTTCCTGCGCCAGGCGGCGTGGAAGCTGGACAACAAGACGCCCGATGCCACCAAGTTCTGCGCCATGGCCAAGAAATTCGTGACCGAGACCGGTTCCAAAGTGGTGGATCAGTGTCTGCAACTGCATGGCGGCTACGGCTATCTTGCCGATTACGGCATCGAAAAGCTGGTCCGCGATCTGCGGGTGCACCAGATCCTGGAAGGCACCAACGAGATCATGCGGGTGATTGTCGCCCGTCACATGCTGGCCAACCGCTGA
- a CDS encoding enoyl-CoA hydratase/isomerase family protein has product MADIDIRVTGRAGRITLTRPQALNAMSYDMCMAIDAALRNWREDDDVALVIIDAEGDKAFCAGGDIAELYDTGTKGNYDYGRTFWRDEYRMNAMIFEYPKPVVSFMQGFTMGGGVGIGCHGSHRVVGESSKIAMPECGIGLVPDVGGTLMLALAPGRLGEYLGTTAGRMGPDDAIFAGFADIYIPQGDWAGLIEMLEASGDPALLAPHAQTPPPGELRAMQAEIDRHFGGETLGDILTSLKGDGGEFSSKILASLRRNSPLSMACTVEMLHRLRGATLSIRKALELEYRFTYRAMDKGDFLEGIRAQIIDKDRNPRWQYADLTVPAVAVSAMLQPLGAEALTFEEEEA; this is encoded by the coding sequence ATGGCAGATATCGACATCCGGGTCACGGGGCGCGCCGGGCGGATCACCCTGACCCGCCCGCAGGCGCTGAACGCGATGAGCTATGACATGTGCATGGCGATCGACGCGGCGCTGAGGAACTGGCGCGAGGACGACGACGTTGCGCTGGTGATCATCGACGCGGAGGGCGACAAGGCGTTCTGTGCCGGCGGCGATATCGCCGAGCTGTATGACACCGGCACCAAGGGCAATTACGACTACGGGCGCACCTTTTGGCGCGACGAATATCGCATGAATGCGATGATCTTCGAGTATCCCAAGCCGGTGGTCAGCTTCATGCAGGGGTTCACCATGGGCGGCGGTGTCGGCATCGGCTGTCACGGCTCGCACCGGGTGGTGGGCGAAAGCAGCAAGATTGCGATGCCCGAATGCGGCATCGGGCTGGTTCCGGATGTGGGCGGCACGCTGATGCTGGCGCTGGCGCCGGGGCGGCTGGGCGAATACCTGGGCACCACCGCCGGGCGGATGGGGCCGGATGACGCCATTTTTGCCGGTTTTGCGGATATCTATATCCCGCAAGGTGACTGGGCCGGGCTGATCGAGATGTTGGAGGCCTCGGGCGATCCGGCGCTGCTGGCGCCGCATGCACAGACCCCGCCGCCGGGCGAGTTGCGTGCCATGCAGGCTGAGATCGACCGCCATTTCGGCGGCGAGACGCTGGGGGATATCCTGACATCGCTCAAGGGCGATGGCGGAGAATTTTCGTCGAAAATTCTCGCGAGCCTCAGGCGGAATTCGCCACTTTCGATGGCCTGCACGGTGGAGATGCTGCATCGGCTGCGCGGTGCGACGCTCAGCATCCGCAAGGCGCTGGAGCTGGAATACCGCTTCACCTATCGTGCGATGGACAAGGGCGATTTCCTGGAAGGGATCCGCGCCCAGATCATCGACAAGGACCGCAATCCGCGCTGGCAATATGCCGATCTGACGGTGCCCGCAGTGGCGGTATCGGCCATGTTGCAGCCGCTGGGCGCCGAGGCGCTGACATTCGAGGAGGAAGAGGCATGA
- the mmsB gene encoding 3-hydroxyisobutyrate dehydrogenase — MKIGFIGLGNMGAPMASNLAKAGHEVTGFDMAPVEVAGVTRAASAAEAARGADVVVTMLPNGQILRAVAAEVIPAMTAGAALVDCSTVDVDSARAVAADAEAAGLLAVDAPVSGGIGGAAAGTLTFMAGGSDAAFEKAKPLFDIMGQKAVHCGAAGAGQAAKICNNMILGVTMIATCEAFALADKLGLDRQKMFDVVSTSSGYSWTMNAYCPAPGVGPQSPADNGYKPGFAAELMLKDLRLSQQAAGSADADTPMGQLAEALYAQFVENEGGKGMDFSAMLPRFEKRTRG, encoded by the coding sequence ATGAAAATCGGGTTCATCGGTCTGGGCAATATGGGGGCGCCGATGGCGTCCAACCTGGCCAAGGCCGGTCACGAGGTGACCGGCTTTGACATGGCACCGGTCGAGGTGGCGGGCGTGACCCGCGCGGCCAGCGCGGCAGAGGCCGCGCGTGGCGCCGATGTGGTGGTGACCATGTTGCCCAACGGCCAGATCCTGCGCGCCGTTGCGGCCGAGGTGATCCCGGCGATGACGGCTGGCGCGGCGCTGGTCGATTGTTCGACCGTCGATGTGGACAGCGCCCGCGCGGTGGCGGCGGATGCCGAGGCGGCCGGGCTGCTGGCGGTCGACGCGCCGGTCTCGGGCGGGATCGGTGGCGCGGCAGCCGGCACGCTGACCTTCATGGCGGGCGGCTCGGACGCGGCGTTCGAGAAGGCCAAGCCGCTTTTCGACATCATGGGCCAGAAGGCCGTGCATTGCGGCGCTGCGGGCGCCGGACAGGCGGCAAAGATCTGCAACAACATGATCCTGGGCGTCACCATGATCGCCACTTGTGAGGCCTTTGCGCTGGCCGACAAGCTGGGGCTGGACCGGCAGAAGATGTTCGACGTGGTCTCGACCTCGTCGGGCTATAGCTGGACGATGAACGCCTATTGCCCGGCGCCGGGTGTGGGGCCGCAATCGCCCGCCGACAACGGATACAAGCCCGGGTTCGCCGCCGAACTGATGCTGAAGGATCTGCGGCTGAGCCAGCAGGCCGCCGGCAGCGCCGATGCGGATACGCCGATGGGCCAGCTGGCCGAGGCGCTTTATGCCCAATTCGTCGAAAACGAGGGGGGCAAGGGCATGGATTTCAGCGCCATGCTGCCCCGGTTCGAGAAACGCACACGGGGATAA